In Silurus meridionalis isolate SWU-2019-XX chromosome 7, ASM1480568v1, whole genome shotgun sequence, the genomic stretch GGATAGATTGTTATCTAACACTACTGAACTGGCCGAGTTGTTGTTCTTGTGTTTACCCTAAACAGTAAAAACtgagacagaaaacacaacacaaatcaGTGAGACAAGGTGCTCGAGTACTGTCAATACCAGAGAATGTGCCTGATCATCCAATAGCTTAAAATGCTAATGAAAAGACAATGAAATGTccagataatttttttaaccagaACAACATTCACCAAGTTTAAAAGGATCCTCGTCAGGTTTCTCTTTTTCGCTTTAATATTTTagccaaaaacaaaatgtaattaaaattttaaaagtaaacaCAAGCACATCTGCTTTCATATGTCATGCCACATCACCTTGTATTTCATGTATTCTAAACAAGAGAAAAATCAGATTGTAGGATTCAAACAATTTATTGTTGCAATTATTCAGACAAAAGCTTTTGTTAACATATATTaagatcatttttattaaactttttacattactttattatgattattgacAGTGAATCACAATGCTGTGGTCCAAAGAAAGATATGATTTGCTTTGGGCAAAGAATAAAGCTATAAGTGCACTCTGAGATTTCACCAGAGTTGGCaagatacacatacacacattatacacaaaaGCATCCTCATTAATGACCTGTTACAGCTTtacacatttctatttttaaatgaacCATGTTCCATTCAAATATTAATGCTTTGCTAACACTTTCCTTGAATCTGGATATTCCTatggaaaataaatagtaaGGAGACTCACTAAATGGTTTAATTGTTTAAGTGCAATACTGACTAATTGAATgttgatgtatgtgtgttttacaaaataaatcatattaacaCTTTAAATATCTTCAGAGCTTAGTTTAATTAGGTTGCACATTAGTTTTAAGAGAAACAACCTAGTTAACATTTGGACATGGTTTTCAGAATTTGTTTTTCTAAATAAGAGAACTATAAATTAAGGTTTAATAaggttttcataaaaaaatatataatatttggttTCCTAACAGTATGTATGTAACACTACCACCATTATCTTACATCTTACCAATACAACCTTATTTATGGTTTAAAACGATGCATGTATGCAGTTTAAATGTATATCCGCTAGCAGTTATCATGTAAAGCATAATAGATGTAATCATATTTATAATCATAATCTGTAGGTTACAATATTTAAAGTGAGTAGGTATTAACTGTGAACTCAATCTCCTCTATGATAATATCATCTATGTGTTTATTAAAgggcttttttaattttatttacaagatTGTGACCTAGCCAATTGCCCCAAGAAGTTATCCATTTTCCCCCAAATACATTGATCAGGTCTAAATTTACTCAGGTATAATGTACATGTATGCTAGTTTCAAGTATTGCCATAAAGATGTTCCTGAGTGGAAATGTCCCAAATCTTGCCTTTAATAGTTATGAAAGTAATAACTGATAAATAAACTGGCACTTTAAGGGATGAACAGACGAATACCCTGTCAGGTGCTTAATCTttcatattaattaaaaaagtgcGAAGTATCAAAGGCAGTTTACATGCTCTTACACTTACAATTTCATTGAACTCCTTAGTCATCTACAGCAGTAGAATGCGAGCAGCAAGCTGGACCACAAAGTAATCGTACTACTCTTTCACCCTTCCTCTCCCGATTGTTTTGTTGGATTGAGGCACCATTATTCTCTGTAGCTGTTTTCTTCTGAGCAGCAGCAGCTGCTGTTTCTTTGATCTGAAGCTCTAGATGATGTTGAATGGCCAGGCCAAGCTCCTCTGGGTCTACAGCTGCCCCATAAACCTCCCATGTCATTCCCTCTGCATCCCACTCTACTTCCTTTATCGAGATCCTGGTTTCCACATCCTCTCCATCTGGACATGTGTCTAAACCTGGACAAAATGTCATACTGATCTCAGGGAAAGCATTAGAGAGAGGAGAAATAAGGGAATCTGTAGATATGGTTTGCACACCAATTTCTCTGAAGTCCTTTTGATATGTCATGTTGCAGGCATCTCTTACAGTTCGATGACCAACCCCAGACTGTCTACTTTGTTCTTGTCTGAAAGTAGAATTGTTCTTTTCACACGCTTCAGCTCCATAGCAGTGACCTGCAGCACGATTGTTTAGTCCTGTCTCGCTGACAGAGGACACTAGAGGTGGAAAACCATTCCAAGGTAACCTTTCATGTAAACAAGAACTTCCTGTACAGGATAGTGGATTTAATAAATGTCCAGAACAGGGCACAACATGACAAGTGTTTTTGAAGGATCTAGTATTCGGTGCATTATGAACACATGCAGACCTGCATGCTGGTAAATGGTGGCTTTCACCTTTAAAGGGACTCTGCATACAAAATCTTTCATCTATCCCTTGTTGTGCAAGGCTGTGTGCATTCCTAAGGCAGAGCCTGGTGCCTAGAGCAGGAGACAACATCCCACAAACCATTTTATTACAAACTTTCAGTTTTTCCTCTGCATGGCACTGGCAACATGACCCCCTGCCCTCTAAATAGCCCATCCTCAAATCCCTGTGCATTAACGGGGAACATGGTGCACACCTTTCAGCATTGTATACCTGCTTAGAGTTCTCAGTGATGCTCCAGGGCCTTGTGGCTCTTTCACGAAAC encodes the following:
- the LOC124388398 gene encoding uncharacterized protein LOC124388398, which encodes MAQEKHSESGLYTSSEYLGFAQAEMEIDDERPIISLSKSSYDMVDSPAQRMELPWCRQHLCKSVTNTGYTQRPANRGGSITGKPSPLEFEEHSISIGGVTTTPETVMFRERATRPWSITENSKQVYNAERCAPCSPLMHRDLRMGYLEGRGSCCQCHAEEKLKVCNKMVCGMLSPALGTRLCLRNAHSLAQQGIDERFCMQSPFKGESHHLPACRSACVHNAPNTRSFKNTCHVVPCSGHLLNPLSCTGSSCLHERLPWNGFPPLVSSVSETGLNNRAAGHCYGAEACEKNNSTFRQEQSRQSGVGHRTVRDACNMTYQKDFREIGVQTISTDSLISPLSNAFPEISMTFCPGLDTCPDGEDVETRISIKEVEWDAEGMTWEVYGAAVDPEELGLAIQHHLELQIKETAAAAAQKKTATENNGASIQQNNRERKGERVVRLLCGPACCSHSTAVDD